In Actinobacillus equuli, the genomic stretch CAGGTGGATTCACCGTTAGAAAGTAGAGTAGCGATCATATCTAACACGATTGATAGGCCCGAACCTTTCCAGAATCCCATCGGCATTAAGCGGCGGTTTTTCTCAACGGTTGCCGGATCACGAGTTGGGTTGCCGTCATCATCGAAACCGGCATCGACAAAGGTTTGGCGACCTTGTAAGCGGTGAACTTCTAACATTCCGTAGGAATACATTGAGCAAGACATATCCACCATTGTGATTGGCGTGGTCGGTACGGCAACAATTAACGGGTTAGTACCGACACGGCATTCTTTTGCCCCCCAAGGCGGCATTACCGCTAACGCATTGGTCCAGCAGATACCGATATAGCCTTTTTCCGCTGCTTGCCAGCCATAAGAACCGCCACGCATCCAGTGGTTTGCATTACGCAACGCCACCACACCGATACCGTTTTGTGAAGCGAGTTCCATCGCTCTATCCATCATTTTTTTCGCAGTGAGGTTACCGATGGCTTGATGAGCGTCCCATTGCTCGATTGCACCCAATGAAAGCACTTTAGTCGGAACAGCTTCCGGTACAATATCACCGTTTTCCAACTGCTGAATAAAACGTGGGAAGCGGTTTACCCCGTGTGAATACGCACCCGCCTGAGTGGTATCGGCAAATACGGTTGCACATTCTTCGGCAATTTCTTCACGTACGTTACGAGCCAATAAAACACGTTTAAATTCAGCTTTTAAATCTTGATAAGAAACTCTCATTGGACACCTCTAATTTATGTCGTTTCAAATAGTAAAATGGTGTTTCATAAGTTACGCTTCGCCACTAAGGAAGTCAATTAAATGAGAAAAATAAAAGTTCTTTATAATCAATCAGTTATAAAATTTTTTGTCAATTTGTGACAGAGATCTCACTTTCCAAAGTCAATTTTTTGGGCTAAATTAAGTACAAAGCAAACGTTTTCGCAATGACAAGTAAAAAGGATAAATAATGAAAAAAGTATATGTAACTCATGGTTATACGGCGAATCCGAGCCGAAATTGGTTTCCGTGGTTAAAACAAGCATTGGAAAAATTGGGGGTTGAGTGTGAGTGTTTGGCAATGCCGGATGCCAATAACCCGAATCCGCAAGCGTGGTTGGAACATCATAAAAATACACTGAAATTAAATGAAGAGACGGTGTTGATCGGGCATAGCTTGGGCTGTATTGCGTTACTGAATTATCTGGCGGCGACACAACAAAAAGTGAATACCGCAATTTTTGTTTCCGGCTTTTATGAAAAATTGCCGACTTTGCCGGAGCTGGATTCATTTGCAACTTTTTACGCAAATCAGACCGCTTGTTTGCCGACAAAATCTTATGTGATTTCTGCCTTAGATGATGAGATTGTGCCGCATTTATTCAGCGACAGATTGGCGCAATATTTACAAGCGGATTATATTCGCTTGGCGCAGGGCGGGCATTTTATTGATCGAGACGGAATAACCGAATTACCGATTTTATTGGAACTCTTAAAACAAATTTTGAAATAGGCACAAGCGGGCGGCTTGTGCCAAAGTGAGAGGAGTGTGAAGTTAGGCACAGACTGAAAAGATTTTATGGTTTGTGTCTTCATTGTTAAGCACGGACAACACCGCATTGGCTAATGCTTTACGGCTCATATAACTGCCGGGCAGTTCAGCCGCACTTTCAATTAAACGGAAGGTTTCGCCTTCCGTGGTATTCAGCCCGCACGGGCGGAGAATTGTCCAATTTAGCGAGCTTTCACGCAGTAAGTTTTCCGCCTGTGTTTTTTCTTGTAGCGCTTCACCCAGCACTTGTTTTACCGGCTCAGGCAAGAATAACCACTGTTCACCGCAACCCATACTGGTAATAAAAATAAAACGAGCGGCAGGTGCATATTTCAGCATGGCACGAATAATATTGATATTGCCGACAGCATCGCTACGCACACCGTCTTTTTTGCCACCGATATAGCTGATCACCACTTTTGGCGAATATTGCTGCATCACCGCTTCACAGGCTTCTGGTGACATTACATCGGCAACCGCTGTTTGGCGATCCGCAAAAAACGGATCTGCCGAAGGTTGGCGCAGCACCGAGACGATTGGCTGATCAGCCGCCGCCAGTAATGCGCGTCCGGCTAAGCCGTTGGCTCCAAATAATAAAATCATTATTCACCCTTGATTAATTGACGCATAAAATCGATTTGGTTTTGACGTAAATTGCGAGCCTCATCACGTCCGACAAAGATTTTAAACATTGCGCCGCCTTGATGGTTAATAAAGTTAAGTGATACGGTATGTTTGCCCATAAACGGACGTTCAAGTAAATAAATCGCCGCACAGTTTTCATAACGTAGGTGACCGTGTACGCCGCCTTCCTGAGCGTGATCGAAGTTGTAAAAACCTCTGCCGATTTGACCGCTTGGTAGCTTGCCGGTGACCTCAACCACTGCATCCGGCGTGTGTGCAATAAAGGTCACCGCATCTTCTAGCGTTGCTAACGCTTGCATAATTTCCACAAAACGTGCGCCGTCCGTTTTTGTGACCATTTCCGCCGGTAAGCAGCTAATCACTTCTTCTAAGCTGCATTGTTTCATACCGGCAACCATTTCTAAAATTTGTCCCGGATTTTCGGCAAGTGATTGGCGTAACTCGCTTAATTGTTCTTCACTTAATTTAACCATGCTGTTCTCCTTTTTATCTTCTGTGGGTAGCGTGAGCATTAATTTGCGGATCAAGGTCGGTGACCAATATCGGCCGCTAATATTCAAGCGAGCGAAGCCTTCTTGATCAATGTTTAATAAAGATAATTGCTGCCATTGCATCAGCAATTTCATTGCTTTCGGGTTATGTTTAAATAACTTAATATCCAGATAACCCAGTTCTAAATCGTGTTGCACGACACCAAGTAACGGCTTATTTGCGCCGTGTTTACTTAAAAACGACAGCGCTTTTTTATCTGCCGGTGTGTCTAAATAAGTTTGTAATGTGGAATGCACTTGGAAGCTATAACCGTCGAAATTACCGCCTGCACCGGAGCCGAAAGCAAGGCACGGCATATTGGATTTAACTAACGTGTTATAACGGTTTCGTTCCCCTCGATTCGGGAAAGCAAAGTGGTTATTACTTACTTGTTGCCAACCGGCTTTTTGTAAATTCTCTACCGCATAGGCGTAATGTTGCGCTTGTACCTCAAAACTTGCGGCGGCAGGCAGAGAACCGTGTTCAATCATTTTATTAATCGGTAAAAACGGATAATTATTAAACGCATAAATATCCAAACCCGATAACGGTAGGCTACTTGCCACTTGAATATCATTTGCCCAAACTTCGTCCGTTTGATTTGGTAAACCGAAAATCAAATCAGCAACAACAACCGCATCCAATTCACACAAGGCTTTGAGGTATTCGTAAGCTTCCTCGCCGCTATGTTTACGTCCTAAACGTTTACGAATTTTTGAGTTAAAGGTTTGAATACCGATTGAAATACGATTCACGCCGGCGGCTACGCAAGCACGAGCCTTTTCAATATCAAAATGACTAATACGACCTTCAATCGTAAATTCGCAATCATTAGCCAGCGGTAAATATTGGTAGCAGGCTTTGATTAAGCGTACTAGATCTTCGGTATCCAATGCGGTTGGCGTTCCGCCACCGAAATAAACCGCTTTGATTTTACCGTTACCTTGGCGGATACTTGCTTCGTACGCTAACTCTTCAATCAGTTTATCGGTATAGATTTTGCTATAGTCTTGTTTCCACGCATTGCGGTAAAAACCACAGAAAATACAATGACTGGCACAAAAAGGAATATGGAAATACGCCAAACCGTCTTCTTTGAGTGCATGAATAGCAGCTTGCCCCCATACGTTCTGCCATTCTTCTTGCGGTACCGCTTCACCGCCCCAAATCGGCATTAACGCCTGGCGTTCAGGGAATGCTTTTGGAGCAGCTTGGGTTGCCTGCCAATTTGTTGTTGTAATCATAATCACTCTCTCGATCTGTAACAGAATAAGGAAAGAGTTATACCGAATATAGTTGTAAATGATATTGATTTTTATCAACTTTTGTCAAGTTAACAGGAATTATTCGCATAAAAAAAGCAGAGCATTTTGCTCTGCTTTTTCGCTTACTGATAAACGGTTAACCTTTTAAACCTTCGGCAATACGTACTGCATCTACGTCGGCATTTGCTTCTACACGTTGCATAAACGGCGAGAGTTGCTCAAGGTGTGAGAAATCCAAGCCTAACAGGCGACACCAATTTAACATGATATAAAGATACACATCTGCGACCGAAATATTTTCACCGAAGAAAATATGGCTTTCTAAATGCTCATTGGCGGTCGCTAGCTGATTTAAAATCTGTTCTGCCGCTTGCTGACGAATAATACGAGTTAACTCTTCATTACCCTCCGCATAGCTCGGTAAACGGAATAACGGTACAAATGATTTATGTACATCACTATTAAAAAAGGCTAACCAACGTGCCGCTTTCGCTTTATCACGTAAGGTTTTGCTACCGAATAATTTTGCTTCCGGATATTTCTCATCTAAATAGTGCAAAATCGCTTGGTTTTGCGAAAGCGCTAAATCGCCGTCCACTAATAACGGCACAGCGCCACGTGGATTCAACGCTAAAAATTCCGCTGATTTAATAAAATCACGGCTCACTAGCTCCGCTTGATATTCCGCACCCGTCCATTCTAACGCAACGTGGGGAACAAATGAGCAAGCACCTTTTAAACAATAAAGTTTCATATCTTTCTCCAAATCAAGTATCCTCGACCATTTCTAGCCAAGGAAGTAGCCATTTTATGGCAATAATTTCTCTAAACGCCATAAGTCCGCAAAATTTGCACGTGCTTTAATTAGGTGTGCTTGGTCGCCGTCAACCATAATTTCGACCGCTTGCGGACGTGAATTGTAGGTTGAAGACATCGCCGCTCCGTAAGCACCTGCCGAACGCATTGCAATCAGATCGCCTTGTTCAATCGCCAGTTCTCTGCTTTTACCTAAAAAGTCTGAGGTTTCACAAATCGGGCCAACTACGTCATACACCGCTTTTTCACGCACAAGTGATTGATCTACCTCGGTAATCTGCATATAAGCTTCATAAAGCGCCGGGCGGATCATATCGTTCATACCGGTATCAACAATCGCGAAATTACGATCTTCATTCGCTTTAAGGTATTCCACTTTAGTGACTAAGATCCCTGCATTTGCCGTGATCGCACGCCCCGGCTCTAAAATGATCTCAAGATCTGCATAACCTTTTAATTTTTCGAGTAATGCTTTGGCATATTCGGTTGGGTGCGGCGGCTCTTCACCGTTATACGGCACGCCCAAGCCACCGCCTAAATCTAAGTGATGTAACTCAATACCGTCTTCTTTTAATTGTTCCATTAACACAATCAGGCGATCAGTCGCATCTAAAAACGGTTGTAATTCGGTTAATTGCGAACCGATATGGCAATCCATACCGGTAATTTTCACGTTTGGTAAGCTTTTCGCTAAACGATACACCTCACGTGCTTGCGTCACGCTTACCCCAAATTTATTTTCTTTTAAACCGGTGGAAATATAAGGGTGAGTATGTGCATCAACATCCGGATTTACACGCAATGAAATCGGTGCGATTTTACCTAATTGACCGGCAACTTCATTAATGCGGTGTAGCTCGGCGATGGATTCGATATTAAAGCAACGAATGCCGACTTCTAACGCACGCTGAATTTCGCTGTGTGATTTTGCCACACCGGAAAATACCACTTTACTCGGCTCGCCACCTGCGGCAAGTACACGTTCAAGCTCGCCTTGCGATACAATATCAAAGCCCGAACCAAGGCGTGCCATCACATTTAATAAAGCGATATTTGAATTGGATTTCACCGCAAAACAAATTAAGTGCGGGTGTGAGCCAAACGCTTTATCAAAAGCGTGCCAGTGGCGCTCAAGTGTTGCACGAGAATAGATATAAGCCGGTGTGCCGTATTGATTAATGATGCCTGAGACGGAAACGTCTTCCGCAAAAAGCTGTTGGTTTTTATAGTTGAAATGATTCATTTATTTACTTGTCCGTTGTGTTTGAAAAATAAAACCACGGCAAAGTAGCCACACTCGTATTTGCAAAAAATCGGGTAAATTTGACCGCTTGTTATACGCATGTTTTTGAATTGCCGTGGTTAGAAATTATTTTGTTTGTTGGTGAGCAGGTTGTTGCTCAGGAAAATAAAGCGGGCCTTTTACACCGCAGGCAGCCAACCCGAATGAGGCAACCAAAGCCACTAAAAGTAATTTTTTCATCATAAATCCTTGAGAGTGAATTGTTTGCTGATTCTAAAACAAATTGCAGTAATGAAAAAGTAAAAAAGCCGTTTCTCCCGTTTTTAAAGAAATGGCTTTTGCAAAATTTTTCGAGAATTTGACCGCTTATAGCCTCCGCTGGCGCTCGTCTCTGCTGAGTGACTTTTTACCTACATTCTCATCAAGATCCAGCACCCGACTGCGTTGGGCGCTATCATTTATCAAACTAGTGCAATTTTAGGTTCGACATACGGCAGAGCAAAAGCGTCACTTACTCCTTTAAACGTACAATGACCATTATAGGTATTTAAACCTTGTAAGAGCGCTGCATTATGTAAACAGGCTTCTCGTACACCATATTGAGCAATGGCTAATCCGTATTCAAGAGTTGCATCCGTTAGCCCAAGAGTAGAAGTGCGAGCAACACAACCGGGCATATTGGCTACACAGTAATGGATAATTCCCTCAACCTCATAAATCGGATCATTGTGTGTAGTGGGTTTTGAGGTTTCAAAACAACCGCCTTGATCGATTGCAACATCCACCAATACCGCACCTTTTTTCATGAGTTTTAGATCTTCTCGGCGTAATAAATGCGGAGCTTTGGCGCCAGGAATTAATACCGCTCCGATGATCACATCCGCTTGAGGCAAAAGACTTAAAATATTGCCTCTAGAACTAGTAAGCGTAGTAATGCGCATACCAAATATCTGATCAATATAAGCCAGACGAGTAGCATTAATATCTAAGATTGTGACATCCGCTCCAATTCCCATCGCAATTTGTGCCGCATTTAACCCGACTACACCGGCACCTAAAATTACTACTTTCGCTTTTGGTGTACCGGCAGTACCACTTAATAACGTACCGGTTCCGCCAAAGGTTTTTTGGCTAAATTTAGCCGCTTCTAACACGGATAAACGTCCTGCAATCGCACTCATTGGTGCTAAACAGGGTAAGCCTGTCGGCGTTTTAATTGTTTCATAGGCAATGGACTGAATTTTTTTCGCTAATAACATTTCCGTTAAAGGTTTATCCGCAGCCAAATGCAAATAAGTATAGAGAATCTGATTTTCACGGAAATAGTGATATTCACTTTCAATCGGTTCTTTTACCTTGATAATCATCTCACTGTTTGCGAAGAGTGTCGCTTTGTCTGTGAGCGTAGCACCTGCAGCTTGATAGGCTTCATCGCTAAAACCAATTTCAGCACCGGCACCATATTCAATATAAACGGTATGACCGGCTTCTACATAGGATTGAACATTCGCAGGTGTTAAACCAACGCGATATTCTTGGATTTTCACTTCTTTCGGGCAACCAATAATCATAATGTTCTCCTTAAAAGGCAATTCTTCTGCTGACAACATCCCATTACTACTTTTAACAAAGTTGTAACTTTACGAAACATTATGCAATCTCTTACCGGAAATTGATGTGAAGCTGCTCACAGTTTTACAAAATGAGTGAATATATTTTTTAACTTAACGCCGTTTGCATATAGCGGTAACCGCCGTTATCTTGCGGGACAAATTCAAATAAATGCGTGATGCAATTTGGGGCGTCCGCATCTTGGTGCGAAACAAATAGCAACTGGGTTTGACTATTAGTCACAAGCTGTTCGATAAACTGTTTAACCAATTTGCGGTTTACGCCGTCTAGGCCTTGCAGCGGTTCGTCTAAAATTAGAATCGGCGGGTGTTTTACCATAGCACGAGTAATCAATAATAACCGTTGTTGTCCCCACGAAAGTGAACGGAACGGTTTTTTAGCCAGATTGGCTAAATGCAAGCGTTCCAGCCATTCCATTGCTTTGAGCTGTAAAGCACTCGACACTTGTTGGTAAACGCCAATTGAATCGAAAAAACCGGATAAAATCACGTCTAGCGCTGAACAATTCACCCGATAATCCATATGTAATTGGCTGCTCACATAGCCGATATTTTTCTTAATATCCCAAATCGTTTCGCCCGAACCACGCTGACGTCCGAATAAATGTACGTAATTGGCATAGGCTTGCGGGTGATCGCCGGTAATAATCGAAAGCAAGGTCGATTTCCCTGCTCCGTTCGGACCTTTAATCCACCAATGTTGTTTTGGGGCAACCGTCCAAGTTAGATCATCAATAATGGTTTTTTCGCCGTAACGAATCATTACGTTTTTCAATTCGAACGGATTAGTATTCGGTGGGAGTTGAATCAGCGGTGCAGCACTGTTCGGCAACGGTGCATTCACATTCTGTTCTGCAAATTTTAGCTGAGAATAGACCGCTTGTTGTTCAATCTCTTGGCGTTCGCCTTGCAAAATTAATTGTAGATTATCCAATAAAGCGATATGCGTAGCACAGTCGGGAATATCGTTAAAGCGGTTAGAAATCAGAACCACCGCCATTTGCTTGCCGAGTTGCGCCATAACGTCTTGCCAATAAGCGACCGAGGCTTGGTCTAACCCTTCGAAAGGCTCATCTAGAATCAATAAATCCGGTTCACTAACCAACATTTGGCAAAATAACACTTTGCGGCTTTCGCCGGTGGAGAGCTGAATAAACGGGCGATCTAATAACAGCTGAATACGTAATTTAGCCGCATATTCCTCGCATAATTGCGTTTTTTCGCTACCGTTTAAGATAATTTGACGGGCAGTCAATCCGAAATCATCCGGTGAAACCATATCGTTGTTACGGTGTTTAAAGATTTGCTCGATGATTTTTTGTTGCTGCTCGAAGGAAAGTAAAGCGATATGGTGGAAGCTGTTTTGATATTCGCCCGAATATAGTGAAAGTGAATTATGTAGCGCTTGGGCGAAGGCAGTTTTGCCCGAGCCGTTACCGCCGACAATTACCCAAAAATCGTGAGTATTGATTTCCAGTGATTCAATCGACAGTTTATTGTGTTGAGCAAGGGAAAATAAGGCGTTATGGATGTTGATGTTTGGCATATTGTGTTCCTGAGATGGCAGAAAACAACGCATACACGGAATAATTATGATAGGTAAGTGTATGCGAGGTTTTCTATTAAGAAATGCGTTGATTTTTAGAGTTGTTTACCCACCGCAAACCAATCGGCACGTCCGTTAAGGAAGTCTTGCACGGACATTGGTTTTTTACCGGAAGGTTGTAATTGAGTGATATTTAACACACCGTCTTGCGTTGCAATTTGAATACCATTTTTATCCGCTTGTAATACTGTACCGGCAACCTTAGCTTGATGTGGTAACACATTCGCTTGATACACTTTCACGCTTTGTTCTACGCCGTCCACCTCTAACGTGAGGAAACTAATCGGCCATGGGTTAAACGCTCGAATATTGCGTTCCAGCTGACAAGCGGTCAAATTCCAGTCTAATTTTGCTTCTTCTTTTGAGAGCTTTTCCGCATAGTTGGAAAGCGCTTCATCTTGTTTTTCCGCTTTAAATGTTTGGCTTTCTAAACCGTTTAACACCTCTAATAATGCCGGCGGTGCAAGTTCGGCTAATTTGGCATATAACGAAGCGGAGGTTTCGTCTGCGGCAATCGGTGTGGTAACTTTGTGTAACATATCGCCGGTATCTAAGCCGATATCCATTTGCATAATGGTCACGCCGGTTTCCTGATCGCCCGCCCAAATCGAGCGTTGAATCGGAGCCGCTCCACGCCAGCGTGGTAACAGCGAACCATGCACATTTAAACAACCGTATTTCGGCGCATTCAGTACTGCTTCCGGTAAGATTAAACCGTAGGCTACCACTACCATCACATCGGCATTCAGTGCTTTTAATTCCGCTTGTGCTTCTTCTTTACGTAATGATTTTGGTTGATATACCGGAATGTTATGTTGTTCGGCTAATTGTTTTACCGGGCTGGCTTGCAGTTTTTTACCTCTGCCGGCAGGTTTGTCCGGTTGGGTATAAACCGCAATCACATTATGTTCTGAATCTAATAACGCTTGTAAGTGTTGTGCGGCAAAATCAGGTGTGCCGGCAAAAATAATATTAAGTTTTGACATAATTTTTCGTTGATAAGTGAATGGATAACGGAATTGTAACAGAAGAAATGCAGCAACTGTGTTTCATGCTCAACATTTTTAACCACGGAATGCGCAGATTGCACGGAAGATAGCGCCCGTCTCCCGACGGGTGCTGATAATTATTGATATATGAAAAATACAGGCACTCGTCAGAGATGAGCGCCATCAGGAAGATATTTGAAAAGTCGCAGAGTGGGCAATTACAACCAACCGCGTTCTTTATAATATTTCACAGCACCGGAATGGAGCGGAGCGGATAGCGCATTTTTGACCATTTCCGTTTCGGATAAATGAGCAAATGCCGGATGTGATTTTTTGAAGCGATCAAAGTTTTCAAATACCGCTTTCACTACTCGGTAAACTTGTTGCTCACTTACATCGCTTGACGTGACTAAAGTTGCATAAACCCCGAAAGAATCGACCGCTTGTTCAACACCTTTATAAACGTGAGCCGGAATGGTTGCTTTAGCGTAATAGCTTTGATCAGCGACTAATTTACTAACCACTTCATCGGTAACCGGAATCAAGCGAATATCGCAACTATTCGCGGTTTCTTTTAACGCTGCATTCGGATGACCGACATTATAGCTAATCGCATCGACATCTTTCTCGCACAACGCTTTGCCCATTTCAGCCGGTGTGAGTTTTAACGCTTCTTTGAAATTCGCTTCAGTCCAGCCTTTGGTTTTTAGTAATACATTCATCGTTGCTTGTGTACCGGAACCGTCCACGCCGACATTGACATTTTTACCTTGTAAATCATCGACCGATTGAATAGCGGAATCGTTGCGTACTACTAAGGTAAACGGCTCGGGATAAATTGAGAAAATCGCTCGTAGTTTGTCGTTCTGTTTGCCTTCAAATGAACTGGTACCGTGATAAGCATGATATTGCCAGTCCGACTGCACAATGCCCATTTCTAACTGACCGTTCGCAATTTTATTCAAATTATCAACCGAAGCATCGCTGGCAAGCGGTTTACAAGCGGTGTGATTTTCACTGCGATTTACAAATTGGCAAATCGCGTTGCCGGCCACGAAATAAAGTCCGGTGTCACTGCCTGTGCCTAATTTAATTTGGGTTTGTTCCGCCTGTGCGAAGCCTGCAAGTAGCATGGTGGCTAAGAATGAGAGTTTTGGTGGGATTTTCATGGAAATTTCCTCAAAATAGAATGGTGTTTGCCGGTTGAAGATATCCTTTTTTGTACAATATATGCAACTTTTTTCTCCATTTTTTAACCGCAAGCGGTCAAAAATCGCCAATTTCTTGCAATTAGGGTATGATCTAATCTTTTATTTGAGCATGATGACATATGGAATACTTTATCCCTCAACAGCCGGTAATTTTTGAAGAAGAGATCAAAAAGAGCCGATTTATCACATACTTACGTCATACGGAAGGTATGGAACAGGCGAAAGCGTTTTGGGCGGAAATGAAAATGCTTCATCCTCAAGCTCGCCATTGGTGTTGGGCAACAGTGGCGGGAATGCCGAATGATTCGCAACAATATGGTTTTTCGGATGACGGCGAACCTTCCGGCACCGCTGGTAAGCCGATGCTCAATTATCTGTTAGGTTCGGGACTGGGTGAAATTACTGCGGTGGTGGTGCGTTATTACGGCGGTATTCAATTAGGTACCGGCGGTTTGGTTAAAGCATACGGTGGCGGTGTGCAACAGGCGTTATTGCAGGTGGAAAAGCAACGTAAAGTGCTGCGCCAAAATTACCGCTTGGTATGTGAATACGATCAATTCAATACCGTGCAACATTTGCTGAATAGCTACGATATTGAGCTGCTTGAGCAGCATTTTACCGAGGTAATTGAGCTGAATTTAGCGATTAATCCGGCGGATATTGCGCCGCTAAGTGAACAATTGACGCAGCGTTTTTCTGGCAAGTTGCAGCTTAACAAACCGGATTAATTTATGTATGGGCGCTTTTTTGCTAAAATCCCGCCTTATTTAACCGCTTATAGAAACACTTTGAGGACTTTGTGCAGTTTTTAACTATTATCCGCATTGTCGGAATTTTGGTAATGAGCTTTTCGGTTACGATGCTTTTACCGGCGTTTGTCGCACTGATTTATGGTGATGGTGGCGGTCGAGAATTTTTACAATCGTTCCTACTCACATTTTCGGTCGGCGCACTTTTATGGTGGTTTTGCCGAGATCGAAAAGAAGAACTCCGTTCACGAGAAGGTTTTTTAATCGTGGTCTTGTTCTGGGTGGTATTGGGCTCATTAGGGGCAGTGCCTTTTATTATTTTAGAGCATCCGAATTTAAATATCAGTGAATCGATTTTCGAATCGTTTTCGGGGCTTACCACCACCGGTGCAACGGTAATTACCGGTTTGGACAGCCTACCGAAAGCGATTTTGTTCTATCGCCAATTCCTGCAATGGTTGGGCGGTATGGGGATTATCGTATTAGCGATTGCGATTATTCCGCTGATTGGTTTGGGTAAGTTATACCGAGCCGAAATGCCGGGGCCGCTAAAAGACCAAAAAATGCGCCCTCGGATTGCGGAAATTTCCAAGTTACTTTGGCAGATTTATTTCACTTTAACCGTCTTATGTACCCTTGCATTTAAAATGGCGGGGATGACATGGTTTGATGCGATTTGCCATAGTTTTGCCACGATTTCCATCGGTGGTTTTTCAACGCATGATGCCAGTATGGGCTACTTTAATAGTGGTGCAATTAATCTGATCACTGTGGTGTTTTTATTGATTTCGTCTTGTAACTTCGGGTTACATTTTGCCCTAATCGATCGCCTTAAAGATAAAAATAGTAAACGTTCCGGTAATATGTTTAAGCGCTTATATTGGAAGGATTATGAGTTCCGTTCGTTTACCTTTATTCAGCTTGGCTTATTTCTAGTTTGTTTGGCAATTTTGAGCGGTTATAACTATTTTGAAGATTCGCAGATGACTTTCCAGCAAGCGTTGTTCCAATCGGTCTCGATTTCAACCACAGCCGGTTTTACCACCAATGATTTTAGCCAATGGCCGTCATTTTTACCGATCTTATTGGTAATGGCGTCATTTATTGGCGGTTGTGCCGGCTCAACCGGTGGCGGCTTGAAAGTGATTCGTGTGATGTTACTGTATTTGCAAGCCAATCGAGAAATTCACCGTTTCGTACACCCAAATTCGGTTAAACCGATTAAGCTAGGTACGCATATTTTTTCAGAGCGCATTGAAGAAGGTATTTGGGCGTTTTTCTCTGCTTATGTGTTTGTGTTTATTATGTGTTGGCTTGGCAGTATCGCCTTTGGTATGGAAACTTTTGATGCGTTTAATGCGGTGATTGCCTCATTAAATAATCTGGGGCCGGCACTAGGCAGCGTAAGTAGCAATTTCACACAAGTACCGGACGGCGCTAAATGGGTACTGACTATTGCGATGGTGTGCGGACGTTTAGAAGTATTTACCTTATTGGTTATTCTAAGCCCGGTATTTTGGAAAGATTAATCATAAAAACGGAATGAATAAATGAAAACCCTAATTCTCTATTTTACGACGGACGGGCAAACTCAGCGCATCGCACAAGCGATTGCCGCTGAAATTGAACATGAAGTGGAATTAGTTTCACTTAAGCAACAAGCGGTCGATTTTGCCGAAAAACTTGCAAGTGCCGATCAAATTGTAATGGGTGCTTCGATTCG encodes the following:
- a CDS encoding NAD(P)-dependent oxidoreductase gives rise to the protein MILLFGANGLAGRALLAAADQPIVSVLRQPSADPFFADRQTAVADVMSPEACEAVMQQYSPKVVISYIGGKKDGVRSDAVGNINIIRAMLKYAPAARFIFITSMGCGEQWLFLPEPVKQVLGEALQEKTQAENLLRESSLNWTILRPCGLNTTEGETFRLIESAAELPGSYMSRKALANAVLSVLNNEDTNHKIFSVCA
- a CDS encoding RBBP9/YdeN family alpha/beta hydrolase, whose translation is MKKVYVTHGYTANPSRNWFPWLKQALEKLGVECECLAMPDANNPNPQAWLEHHKNTLKLNEETVLIGHSLGCIALLNYLAATQQKVNTAIFVSGFYEKLPTLPELDSFATFYANQTACLPTKSYVISALDDEIVPHLFSDRLAQYLQADYIRLAQGGHFIDRDGITELPILLELLKQILK
- the yiaK gene encoding 3-dehydro-L-gulonate 2-dehydrogenase, producing MRVSYQDLKAEFKRVLLARNVREEIAEECATVFADTTQAGAYSHGVNRFPRFIQQLENGDIVPEAVPTKVLSLGAIEQWDAHQAIGNLTAKKMMDRAMELASQNGIGVVALRNANHWMRGGSYGWQAAEKGYIGICWTNALAVMPPWGAKECRVGTNPLIVAVPTTPITMVDMSCSMYSYGMLEVHRLQGRQTFVDAGFDDDGNPTRDPATVEKNRRLMPMGFWKGSGLSIVLDMIATLLSNGESTCSVTEDKDDEYCVSQVFIAIEVDRLIDGKTKDEKLNRIMDYVKTAEPADPNVPVRLPGHEFTTILADNIANGIPVDETVWAKLKSL
- the hutW gene encoding heme anaerobic degradation radical SAM methyltransferase ChuW/HutW, producing the protein MITTTNWQATQAAPKAFPERQALMPIWGGEAVPQEEWQNVWGQAAIHALKEDGLAYFHIPFCASHCIFCGFYRNAWKQDYSKIYTDKLIEELAYEASIRQGNGKIKAVYFGGGTPTALDTEDLVRLIKACYQYLPLANDCEFTIEGRISHFDIEKARACVAAGVNRISIGIQTFNSKIRKRLGRKHSGEEAYEYLKALCELDAVVVADLIFGLPNQTDEVWANDIQVASSLPLSGLDIYAFNNYPFLPINKMIEHGSLPAAASFEVQAQHYAYAVENLQKAGWQQVSNNHFAFPNRGERNRYNTLVKSNMPCLAFGSGAGGNFDGYSFQVHSTLQTYLDTPADKKALSFLSKHGANKPLLGVVQHDLELGYLDIKLFKHNPKAMKLLMQWQQLSLLNIDQEGFARLNISGRYWSPTLIRKLMLTLPTEDKKENSMVKLSEEQLSELRQSLAENPGQILEMVAGMKQCSLEEVISCLPAEMVTKTDGARFVEIMQALATLEDAVTFIAHTPDAVVEVTGKLPSGQIGRGFYNFDHAQEGGVHGHLRYENCAAIYLLERPFMGKHTVSLNFINHQGGAMFKIFVGRDEARNLRQNQIDFMRQLIKGE
- a CDS encoding glutathione S-transferase family protein, which produces MKLYCLKGACSFVPHVALEWTGAEYQAELVSRDFIKSAEFLALNPRGAVPLLVDGDLALSQNQAILHYLDEKYPEAKLFGSKTLRDKAKAARWLAFFNSDVHKSFVPLFRLPSYAEGNEELTRIIRQQAAEQILNQLATANEHLESHIFFGENISVADVYLYIMLNWCRLLGLDFSHLEQLSPFMQRVEANADVDAVRIAEGLKG